The following are encoded together in the Flavihumibacter fluvii genome:
- a CDS encoding DUF445 domain-containing protein, protein MNFWLFLIPLLSAFTGWIIVWIFFTVLFHPSQPKTVLGFVFQGIFPKKQPQIANELGKLVSRELFTMQDITKKIADPANVQQLLPFMDAHIDHFLKVKLKESMPLISMFIGDKTVNQLKAVFLEELTQLFPNLIEQFIDNLKGQPDLEKFVIEKVQAFPPEKLEEILHQTMSAEIRLLGSIAAMLGLLIGFLQLAIALLAG, encoded by the coding sequence ATGAATTTCTGGTTATTCCTGATCCCCCTCCTTTCGGCGTTTACCGGCTGGATTATAGTATGGATTTTTTTTACAGTCCTGTTCCATCCAAGCCAGCCTAAAACGGTCCTGGGTTTTGTATTCCAGGGTATATTCCCCAAAAAACAGCCACAAATAGCCAATGAACTCGGCAAACTGGTGAGCCGTGAATTATTTACCATGCAGGATATCACCAAAAAAATTGCCGACCCGGCCAATGTTCAACAGCTTTTGCCGTTTATGGACGCACATATTGATCATTTCCTGAAAGTAAAACTAAAGGAATCCATGCCGTTAATAAGTATGTTCATCGGTGACAAGACTGTGAACCAGCTAAAAGCTGTATTCCTGGAAGAGCTGACCCAGTTATTCCCCAACCTGATCGAACAATTTATAGATAACCTTAAGGGTCAACCAGACCTGGAAAAATTTGTTATAGAAAAAGTACAGGCCTTCCCCCCGGAAAAATTGGAGGAGATCCTGCACCAGACCATGTCAGCGGAGATCAGGTTGTTGGGCAGTATAGCTGCCATGCTGGGCCTCCTGATTGGGTTTTTGCAGTTGGCCATCGCCTTATTGGCCGGTTGA